The stretch of DNA TCCAGCCCCATCCCGTCCAGCATATGTTGTAACAAGATCTCAAGAGACTAGAATATGCTATAATTGTGGTGATAAGGGTCATCTGAGTCGGGACTGCAGTCAACCACAAAAGACTTATCGCGGAAGAGGAAGAGGCAATGATAGGGGTGCACCGAGAGGAGGTAGAGGTCATGGTGGAAGAAGAGGCCTTAGAGCCAATTTTGCTATGTCTGAGGAAGGTGCTTCAGACTTAGTCACAATTTCAGCTACAGAATTAGAAGAGTTGAGAAAGCTGAAGGAAAATAAGAACAACTCAAAATCAGATGATCAGGGAGTAGTGTCAACTTCAACAGATAATGTTGCCAATTTTATCCATTGTGACGCAGGTATGAAAAAACAAGCTTTATTGTCCATAGAAAATTCTAATTCAAGTTGGATATTAGATTCTGGTGCATCCAGACATGTCACAGGCATGTCAAGTGAGTTTACATCATATACGCCATATTCATACTCTCATAAAGACACAATCCAGACTGCTGATGGAACATCTCGACCAATTAGAGGTGTTGGTACAGTGCAATGCACTCCATCTATAACATTGTCATCAGTATTATATGTTCCATCATTTCCAGTTaatttggtttcaataagctcGTTGGTTGATCAGATGGACTGTCAAGTTTTCCTTGATCGTGAAAATTGTTTaattcaggaaaggaagactgGAAAGCGTCTTGGGACTGGGGTTCGTCATAATGGGCTATGGTATCTTGACAGAAGGAAGACAAATAAAGCGATATGTCTTGCTTTATCAGCCATTGCAAATGAAGATGAGGCTAAGGTAATGCTTTTGCATTGTCGGTTGGGACATATATCTTTTGATATTATGAGTAGGATATTTCCTGAACAAATGTGTAAGGTAGACAAAAGTAAGTTACTATGTGATGCATGTGAGTTTGGGAAACACACAAGAACTTCATATGTGAGTAGGGGATTGCGAAGTGTGTCACCTTTTATATTAATTCACTCTGAtgtgtggacttctccagttgttTCTCTGAGTGGAATGAAATATTTTGTGACCTTCATTGATTGTTACTCTCGAATGACATGGTTATATCTCATGAAACATAAAAGTGAGGTGCTTAACTGCTTTAAGGACTTTTGTGCATGCATAAGAAACCAATTCAATGCTCATGTTCATATTATTAGAACTGATAATGGGTCAGAGTATGTGAACAATGAATTTAGAAGTTATCTATCTACTGAGGGAATATTACATCAAACCTCTTGTCCTGATACACCTGCACAAAATGGAGTGGCAGAAAGGAAGAATAGACATCTCTTGGAGGTGGCTCGTTCACTCATGTATACTATGAACGTGCCTAAGTTCTTTTGGAGTGAGGCAGTTATGACCGCTACTCATCTTATTAATCGTATGCCATCGAGAGTGCTTGGTATGAAAACTCCATGTGAAATGATTTTTGGAAAAAATGAGTTTATTGTTCCACCAAAGGTGTTTGGATGCACATGCTTTGTTAGGGATCATAGACCATCTGTTGGGAAATTAGATCCTCAAGCTGTTAAGTGCATTTTTATTGGCTACTCATCTGGGCAAAAGGGGTACAAATGTTGGAGCCCATCAGAACATCGTACATTTGTGAGTATGGATGTTACTTTTAGGGAAACTATTCCTTTCTATGGGGAGAAAACAGATTTGAGTGATCTTTTTCTTGATCTTGATTCTTCTAATACGTGTGAGGTTGGTGATGAGGAGAATGGACCATTAGTGACTAAGGATGTTGAGGAATCGAGGAGGAGTAAAGTGATTACTGGTCTAATCCCATGTCCAGTGGTTGTAAGTGAAGCAACAAATGTGGAGAAGGAGAGAACATCACACACGGAAAGAAATCTGCAGGTGTACACGAGAAGGAGGAGAAATCCTTCTGTACAACCTTCACCTGTTAATGATGAAGATGGTACCCAGGTGGAGCAACCACAGTTGGTGCAGCAAGAACAACTTCCAATTGATAATGAGGTTGAtaatccatcagcaccttcaaGTGAAAATATCAACTCTTCTATCGATCTCCCTATTGCTACAAGAAAAGGAATGAGAAGTACAGCAGGAAAACCTCCAGAGAGATATGGCTTTGAAGATGGCATTGAGGACAAGAATGATATAGCTAATTATGTCTCATATGAATCCCTATCTTCTACCTACAAAGCTTTTGTAGCATCATTGCAATCTGTGGCAATTCCAAGAGACTGGAAAGAGGCAAAGCGAGATCCTAAGTGGAAGGAAGCCATGCTAGAGGAGCTAGCAGCACTTGAAAAGAACAAAACTTGGGATCTTGTACCTTTTCCGGTGGGAAAGAAGGTGGTTAGTTGCAAATGGGTATATACAGTAAAGCAAAATCCCAATGGTAAGATAGAGAgatacaaagcaagattggtagcaaaaGGATATAGTCAAACATATGGCATTGATTATGATGAGACATTTGCCCCTGTTGCAAAGATGAGCACTGTTAGAACATTGATCTCCTGTGCTGCTAACTTTGAATGGCCACTATATCAGTTGGATGTTAAGAATGCATTCTTGCATGGAGATCTTCAGGAAGAAGTTTATATGGAAATTCCACCTGGATTTGATACCGCTCAAACTAAGGGAAAGGCATTGAAACTAAAGAAATCTTTGTATGGTCTAAAGCAATCGCCAAGGGCATGGTTTGATCGCTTTAGGCGGGCGATGTGTAAGATGGGATACAGGCAATGCAATGGGGACCACACTGTATTTTATCATCACTGTAATAATCGAGTAACTATTCTTGCAGTCTATGTGGATGATATAATTATTACTGGAGATGACACTTTAGAAATAGCTCGGCTGAAAAAGAATCTAAGCAAAGAGTTTGAAGTCAAGGATCTTGGACAACTTAGATATTTTTTGGGTATCGAAATAGCAAGATCTCCTAAAGGGATTGTTCTTTCACAACGGAAGTATGTATTGGATTTGCTAAATGAGACAGGTATGCTTGGATGTCGCACAGCTTCTACACCTATCGAGCAGAACCACAAATTATGTGCTCAGTCTGGAGATCCGGTGGATAAAGAGAAATATCAAAGACTTGTAGGACGTTTGATTTATTTATGTCATACAAGGCCTGATATAACATATGCCGTAAGTGTGGTGAGTCGATACATGCATGATCCTAGGAGTGGGCATATGGATGCAGTCTGCAGAATCTTGCGATATCTGAAGAGTAATCCTGGAAAAGGACTATGGTTCAAGAGAAATGATCACCTAAATATTGAAGGTTACTGTGATGCGGATTGGGCAAGCTGTTTGGATGATAGAAGGTCAACATCTGGCTATTGTGCATTTGTTGGAGGAAATTTAGTATCATGGAGGAGCAAAAAACAACCAGTAGTGTCTCGCTCAACTGCGGAGGCAGAATATAGAGCCATGTCCGTGTGTTTAAGTGAGATGTTATGGTTAAAGAATTTATTATCTGAGTTGAAACTAGGGGGAGTTTATCTAAAGCTCTGGTGTGATAACAAGGCAGCGATCAACATTGCTAATAACCCAGTTCAACATGATAGAACTAAGCATGTGGAGATTGATCGCTTCTTTATCAAGGAGCGGCTAGATGATGGAACACTTAAACTGAGTCATGTAGCTTCAAGTGAGCAAGTAGCTGATTGTTTAACAAAAGGTTTAGGAGTTAATGAATGTATGTTAGCATGTAACAAGATGGGGATGATTGATATCTATCGCCCATCTTGAGGGGGAGTGTTGGGCTGTATATGATTTGTAAGTTATTGGATTTGGCCCAAGAGGcccatatatgtatatgtatatgtactcAGACTCAAGAGATAGAGGGTGACTCCAGAAAATTCTCCAAACATCTACACATTACAACATCACGGCACCACAGTATATTTTGAATTGAATTGATGCATTACAACATCACTGCATCATACTGTTTATTATGTAACAGCTAGTGTGAAGTCATAGATGTTGCAAAATATGCTCGATCGGATCGCAAAATATGCACATGTGAGCGGCGggccggcggcagcggcagcaaaCCACAGCGGATCTGCTTCAAATTCAAAATATATTCTAAGGAATTCAAGCCCATTTAAGGCCCTGTATGttttttcttaattattttGCTCTAGAGATAATACAATTCCTTACCAAACAGATACTGATTCTCTACCAAAAGATTTAAAGTTAGAACCAACAATAGAAACAAGAAAACATTTTTCTCACTCTAGAAAACATTTCTTAAAGAAACCAACTAAACCCTTACcaaaacagggcctaaacaatTTGTTGTGACATGAAAAGTCAATTAACTGCAACATTATTACTAGACTATGTGATCCATGTTTATTACTACCTCTGTTCTCTtttataagagcatctccaactgtTTGGTAAAATTTGTTTCCTAAATCTTGTTGTTTGCCAACTTCCAAAATAATATAGAGAGGAAAAAAAGAtctcatctccaatagtttggcaaTTTTTGTTTCCGAAAACACAAAAATCTGCTAACGATACGAAGAGTCCCGCTAAGCATGAGGAGAAAGATCGATGTCAAGCGCGGAGTCTGCGCGTATATTTGCGCGTTAGATAGGAAGATATGCCAAGTTGGAAAAGATAGGGAATTGAAAtgtcaaactgttggagagggtTTTTCCTCATTttactaaaaaaaattatagatgGGAAGTTATTTGCCAAATCGTTAGAGATGCTGAGCATCTCTAACAGTTAGGCATTTGTGTTTGACATTCTTGTTTTTTgccaaaaatcttaaaaacacGTATCCAACTGTTTTGGATCTTGGATTGGCATTTTGGGCAAGTTGTCATTTAGCTGGTCAAGCtgtgcatatatgcaaaccgGCGAAGCACTTGGCAAACGCGATCGCCGCGAATCCGCGCTACTCCCTCATACAAAAAATTCGCGGCAAGTCAAATTGGGTCTACAATTTGGTAAATGTTAagtcaattttgcaaaactctTGAAGATGACTTGTTTTTCTCCTCCCCATTTCGTTTTGGGAATTGGCAAACTACAACAAATGGCAAAGAAAATAcgtcaaactgttggagatgctaagGCATGTGAAGATCCAaacttcaagatctttgaccAATAATTTGAATATCAATTTTTAATTATTATAACACAAACTTGATATAATTGGATTTGTAATTAAATCTACTATCCAATTATCATAAGTTTATAAGTGTAAAcaatattaaaaaataaatatatggtAAAAGTTGGGAGAATGTGTCATGTTAAGTTGTGTCATATAAAAGAGAATGGAGTGAGTAAACCTTATCATGGGGCTTATTATTGTCAATACAATTTTAAATTCACAACTGACTAAAGAAAAGAAGTTTGGTGTTGCTGCTCCTGCTTTTAAGGATAATTATGATTTTATCTTCATTTTTTaactttattatgatttttttcttgttttttgAATCTAAAGCCACTATTCGTCCATGTTCTAGACATTATTAATTCAAAGGTTGAATAAATgaattaaagaaaaaaataaaaaagaagaagatacTAACCCTTACTTCATACTAACTCCTAGCTTTCGTTGATGGTTGATTAAGCATGTACAACTTACGAAACTTTGCTTAGATTTGGAATTAATAATTATAAATTTTACTGTAAAAGTTCTTTAGAAATGTTGTTCAGATACCAAAACTACATGGCACCAAAAACTTAAGAAAAGTTCACAAGAAAAACTAAGTCTTTTTAGCTAAACTAACACATGGATGGAGTCCGCCTTCGTTTTGGAAAAATAGAGATAAAATGGTAAACTTAAATAATATAAGTTGTTTACTTGTCAATACTTCTTTAAAATTAGCTAGATCTCATAAAGTCGTGTGGTTAAATTTCAAGTGTGAGCAAGgttcacttgggaaagggaaaaTGTTTCCAAATAAggtgttaaggccttgtttagttcaccctaaaaactgaaaacttttcaagattctctatcacatcgaattttgcggcatatgtatggagcattaaatatagatgaaaacaaaaactaattgcatagtttgcctgtaaatcacgaaacgaattttttaagttaattagtccataattgaacaatgtttgtcaaataaaaacgaaagtgctacagtgtcaaaattcaaaatctttttcagatctaaataaggcctaaatgtGCACATGGCCAAAAGACTCAAATTGGTCAAACACCGGGCTCAAATTGATAAATAAACATGGGAAAGTACAGTAGTACAAAGTACCacaaaagtttcaaaaaaaaaaagaattaggccctgtttagattggaaataaaaaatttttgagtgtcacatcagatatgtcggaaggatatcgggaaaggttttagaaactaataaaaaaacaaattacatagctcgcttggaaactgcaagacaaatctattaagtataattaatctgtcattagcacatgtgggttactgtagtgcttaaggctaatcatagactaactaggcttaaaagattcgtctcgcgattttcaaccaaactgtgtaattagtttatttttttatctatatttaatgtttcatttaTGTGtcctaagattcgatgtgatagatgaatttttttttttacctgTAGAGCAGTGGGCTCATTGTTGTTTTGTATGCATTGGTTGACACTTGCATTGGTGGGCTGTAATAGGGCTCCCTCTTGCCTCCGTGTAGCGGAACTCTGGTCTAAGTACCCTTTTGTAAGGTTATGCCATAAATGTTTACTTGTGAGCGTGAAGGTAGAGATGTTTATTC from Sorghum bicolor cultivar BTx623 chromosome 8, Sorghum_bicolor_NCBIv3, whole genome shotgun sequence encodes:
- the LOC110429937 gene encoding uncharacterized protein LOC110429937; this encodes MSTVRTLISCAANFEWPLYQLDVKNAFLHGDLQEEVYMEIPPGFDTAQTKGKALKLKKSLYGLKQSPRAWFDRFRRAMCKMGYRQCNGDHTVFYHHCNNRVTILAVYVDDIIITGDDTLEIARLKKNLSKEFEVKDLGQLRYFLGIEIARSPKGIVLSQRKYVLDLLNETGMLGCRTASTPIEQNHKLCAQSGDPVDKEKYQRLVGRLIYLCHTRPDITYAVSVVSRYMHDPRSGHMDAVCRILRYLKSNPGKGLWFKRNDHLNIEGYCDADWASCLDDRRSTSGYCAFVGGNLVSWRSKKQPVVSRSTAEAEYRAMSVCLSEMLWLKNLLSELKLGGVYLKLWCDNKAAINIANNPVQHDRTKHVEIDRFFIKERLDDGTLKLSHVASSEQVADCLTKGLGVNECMLACNKMGMIDIYRPS